One genomic window of Odocoileus virginianus isolate 20LAN1187 ecotype Illinois chromosome 8, Ovbor_1.2, whole genome shotgun sequence includes the following:
- the TSC22D1 gene encoding TSC22 domain family protein 1 isoform X4, with the protein MHQPPESTAAAAAADMSARKMAHPAMFPRRGSGGGSASALGAAGTGVGSSAPSAEDFPPPSLLQPPPPAASSLSGPQPPPPQSLNLLSQAQLQAQPLAPGGTQMKKKSGFQITSVTPAQISASISSNNSIAEDTESYDDLDESHTEDLSSSEILDVSLSRATDLGEPERSSSEETLNNFQEAETPGAVSPNQPHLPQPHLPHLPQQNVVINGNAHPHPLHHHHPIHGHHLHHGPHHPSHAGVASTSIPGVPPSSPGSRKLSAAGSSDGVMPVAPTSAVSSSGSPASVMTSIRAPSTTGSLGINSVTGTNTMKNVNITAVGSFNPAVTSSMLGNANISVSSIPSAASVSVGPAVSSGVNVNILSGMGNGTIASSAALNSAASAAAGMTVGSVSSQQQQPAVNTSRFRVVKLDSTSEPFKKGRWTCTEFYEKENAAIPATEGVVVNKVVESVRQNPTEATSERESTSGSSVSSSVSTLSHYTESVGSGEMGTLAAPPVQPQPPPTLPGVALPQMDFSGAAPQGISAVSIPQSISQSQISQVQLPSQELGYQPKPGLQPVPLQAGIQPSPVGVVGVTSALGQQPSIASLAQPQLPYSQAAPPVQAPLPGAPPQQVQYGQPAPAVAPPMAPSHGTSVTPNPASEYVQPSPLLQTAVSSGQPTSAGVALGATVIPMAQPQSIQLPVQPAAVQAQPAGAAGQPVGQAHTAVAAVPAGSQVANIGQQTGLPSALQQPSAQVTPSVIQQGAPPSSQIVPPAPAAILHQGVQPSASSLPQQLVIAPQSTLLPVPPQPQGVESVAPGVVSKQLPAVSPLPSASSISVTNQVSSAGPSGLPSAPTNLVPSQNIAQAPATQNGNLVQSVSQPPLLASNINLPLAQQLPLSSVQFSAQSLAQAIGSQIEDARRPAEPSLVGLPQTISGDSGGVSAVSDGSSSSLAASASLFPLKVLPLTTPLVDGEDESASLLPEVQGVILEPQIQPRPRRAFDVRGPLSPLNLWRQNIQLLERVGKG; encoded by the coding sequence ATGCACCAGCCGCCCGAGTCCACGGCGGCCGCGGCCGCTGCAGACATGAGTGCTAGGAAGATGGCGCACCCGGCAATGTTCCCTCGAAGGGGCAGCGGCGGGGGCAGCGCCTCCGCTCTCGGTGCAGCAGGTACCGGCGTCGGTAGTAGTGCCCCATCTGCCGAGGATTTTCCGCCTCCGTCGCTGCTCCAGCCGCCGCCTCCTGCAGCATCTTCTCTGTCGGGACCACAGCCTCCGCCTCCACAAAGCCTGAACCTCCTTTCGCAGGCTCAGCTGCAGGCACAGCCTCTTGCGCCAGGCGGAAcgcagatgaaaaagaaaagtggctTCCAGATAACGAGTGTGACCCCGGCTCAGATCTCCGCTAGCATCAGCTCGAACAACAGCATCGCAGAGGACACGGAGAGCTACGACGACCTGGATGAGTCTCACACGGAAGATCTGTCGTCTTCCGAGATCCTTGATGTGTCGCTTTCCAGGGCCACGGACTTAGGGGAGCCTGAACGCAGCTCCTCGGAAGAGACTCTCAATAACTTCCAGGAAGCCGAGACACCTGGGGCGGTCTCTCCCAACCAGCCCCACCTTCCTCAGCCTCATTTGCCTCACCTTCCACAACAGAACGTTGTGATCAATGGGAATGCTCATCCACAccccctccatcaccaccatcccatTCATGGCCACCACCTGCACCACGGGCCCCACCACCCATCCCATGCCGGTGTGGCCAGTACATCCATCCCTGGAGTGCCGCCCTCAAGCCCAGGGTCCAGAAAACTCTCGGCCGCGGGAAGCTCTGACGGTGTTATGCCAGTTGCACCAACTTCTGCTGTATCATCGAGTGGCTCACCGGCATCTGTCATGACTAGTATCCGTGCTCCGAGTACTACCGGCAGCCTAGGTATAAATTCTGTTACAGGCACGAATACAATGAAAAACGTTAACATCACTGCTGTGGGTAGTTTTAATCCTGCTGTGACCAGCAGCATGCTTGGTAACGCTAATATAAGTGTGAGCAGTATCCCCAGTGCTGCTAGTGTGAGTGTCGGGCCTGCAGTGAGCAGCGGGGTTAATGTGAATATCTTGAGTGGCATGGGCAATGGTACGATTGCTTCCTCCGCGGCCCTTAACAGCGCTGCCAGTGCAGCTGCGGGCATGACTGTGGGGTCCGTTTCGAGTCAGCAGCAACAGCCAGCCGTTAACACGTCCAGGTTCAGAGTCGTGAAGTTAGATTCTACTTCTGAGCCTTTCAAAAAAGGTCGATGGACTTGCACTGAgttctatgaaaaagaaaacgCCGCCATACCCGCCACCGAAGGGGTGGTGGTAAATAAGGTGGTGGAAAGTGTAAGACAAAACCCGACCGAAGCCACTTCCGAGAGGGAGAGCACGAGTGGGAGCTCCGTGAGCAGCAGCGTCAGCACACTGAGTCACTACACGGAGAGTGTGGGCAGCGGAGAGATGGGCACCCTGGCGGCCCCGCCGGTGCAGCCACAGCCGCCCCCGACCCTTCCAGGGGTGGCCCTTCCGCAGATGGACTTCAGTGGCGCCGCTCCACAGGGCATTTCAGCAGTTAGCATCCCTCAGAGTATTTCTCAGTCGCAGATCTCGCAGGTACAGTTACCGTCTCAAGAACTGGGCTATCAGCCGAAGCCAGGTCTTCAACCAGTACCTCTGCAAGCCGGTATCCAGCCGTCACCTGTTGGTGTGGTGGGCGTCACTTCGGCTTTAGGTCAGCAACCTTCCATCGCCAGCCTGGCTCAACCCCAACTGCCGTATTCCCAGGCGGCCCCCCCAGTGCAAGCTCCCCTGCCAGGCGCGCCACCCCAACAGGTACAATATGGCCAGCCGGCGCCAGCTGTGGCCCCTCCGATGGCCCCAAGCCACGGTACATCAGTGACTCCGAACCCCGCCTCCGAGTATGTTCAGCCCTCACCGCTTCTCCAAACAGCGGTGTCCTCTGGACAGCCCACTTCTGCAGGGGTGGCCCTGGGAGCCACGGTGATTCCTATGGCTCAGCCACAGAGCATCCAGCTCCCAGTGCAGCCCGCGGCAGTCCAAGCACAACCTGCAGGGGCCGCTGGCCAACCTGTTGGCCAGGCTCACACGGCAGTAGCTGCTGTACCTGCCGGCAGTCAAGTCGCGAATATTGGTCAACAGACAGGCCTACCATCGGCACTGCAGCAGCCTTCCGCCCAAGTCACACCTTCAGTTATCCAGCAAGGTGCTCCTCCGTCTTCACAGATAGTGCCACCTGCTCCAGCTGCGATCCTTCATCAGGGAGTCCAGCCCAGCGCTTCAAGCCTTCCTCAACAACTGGTCATTGCACCCCAGAGCACCCTGTTACCTGTGCCTCCCCAGCCACAGGGGGTCGAGTCGGTAGCTCCAGGAGTGGTTTCGAAGCAGTTGCCTGCAGTTAGTCCTTTGCCCTCTGCTAGTAGTATTTCTGTTACGAATCAGGTTAGTTCAGCTGGTCCTTCTGGACTGCCTTCTGCCCCGACAAACTTGGTTCCGTCACAGAATATAGCACAAGCCCCCGCCACTCAGAATGGTAATTTGGTTCAAAGTGTCAGTCAGCCTCCCTTGCTAGCATCCAATATAAATTTGCCTTTGGCACAACAGCTACCACTCAGTTCTGTTCAATTCTCCGCACAATCATTAGCTCAGGCAATTGGAAGCCAAATCGAAGATGCCAGGCGCCCAGCGGAACCCTCCTTAGTTGGCTTACCTCAGACCATCAGTGGTGACAGTGGGGGAGTGTCAGCAGTTTCAGATGGCAGTAGCAGCAGCCTTGCAGCCTCTGCTTCTCTTTTCCCGTTGAAGGTGCTACCGCTGACGACACCCTTGGTGGATGGCGAGGATGAGAG